One window of the Doryrhamphus excisus isolate RoL2022-K1 chromosome 10, RoL_Dexc_1.0, whole genome shotgun sequence genome contains the following:
- the tent5ba gene encoding terminal nucleotidyltransferase 5ba, with product MERGDSSDHGPRFCVLSWDQVQRLDSILGEAVPIHGRGNFPTLSMSPRQIVQVVRARLEDKGVCVKDVRLNGSAASHVLHQDTGLGYKDLDLIFGVSLKDDQAFRLVKDVVLDCLFDFLPAGVSKERITALTLKEAYVQKLVKVCNDTDRWSLISLSNNTGKNVELKFVDSLRRQFEFSVDSFQICLDSLLLFDRCSETPMSESFHPTVIGESVYGDFQEAMDHLCRKTIATRSPEEIRGGGLLKYCHLLVRGFRPSSEADMKQMQRYMCSRFFIDFSDIGEQKRKLEAYLQNHFVGMEHKRYECLMTLYEVVNESTVCLMGHERRQTLSLISMLALKVLAEQNAIPTVTNVTCYYQPAPYVQDINFSNYYIAHVQAPQVAPCTTSYQTWLPCS from the exons ATGGAGAGAGGGGATTCTTCGGATCACGGTCCGCGGTTCTGCGTGTTGTCTTGGGATCAGGTGCAGCGTTTGGACTCCATCCTGGGGGAGGCTGTACCCATCCACGGCAGGGGAAATTTCCCCACGCTGTCCATGAGCCCCCGCCAGATTGTTCAG gTGGTGCGGGCTCGCCTGGAGGACAAGGGCGTGTGTGTCAAAGACGTGAGACTGAACGGCTCGGCCGCCAGTCACGTGCTCCACCAGGACACCGGACTGGGCTACAAGGACCTGGACTTGATCTTCGGCGTGTCGCTGAAGGATGACCAGGCGTTCCGTCTGGTGAAGGACGTGGTGCTGGACTGTCTGTTTGATTTCCTTCCGGCCGGCGTCTCCAAGGAACGCATCACGGCGCTGACCCTCAAAGAGGCGTACGTGCAGAAACTGGTGAAAGTATGCAACGACACGGACCGCTGGAGCCTCATCTCGCTGTCCAACAACACGGGCAAGAACGTGGAGCTTAAATTTGTAGACTCTTTAAGGAGGCAGTTCGAGTTCAGCGTGGACTCCTTCCAGATTTGCCTCGACTCTCTGCTCTTGTTCGACCGTTGCTCGGAGACGCCCATGTCGGAGAGCTTTCACCCCACAGTCATCGGCGAGAGCGTTTACGGCGACTTCCAGGAGGCCATGGATCATTTGTGTCGGAAGACTATAGCCACGCGAAGCCCGGAAGAAATCCGAGGTGGCGGCTTGTTGAAGtactgccatctgctggtgCGGGGGTTCCGACCTTCCTCCGAAGCGGACATGAAGCAGATGCAGCGCTACATGTGCTCACGCTTCTTCATTGACTTTTCCGACATTGGCGAGCAGAAGAGGAAACTGGAGGCCTACCTCCAAAACCACTTTGTGGGCATGGAGCACAAACGATACGAGTGCCTGATGACGCTGTACGAGGTGGTGAACGAGAGCACCGTCTGTCTGATGGGCCACGAGCGACGCCAGACGCTCAGCCTCATCTCCATGTTGGCGCTTAAGGTGCTGGCCGAGCAGAACGCCATCCCCACGGTGACGAACGTTACGTGTTACTACCAGCCGGCTCCGTACGTGCAGGACATTAATTTCAGCAATTACTACATCGCACACGTGCAAGCGCCGCAGGTGGCGCCGTGCACGACTTCCTACCAGACATGGCTGCCCTGCAGCTGA